Proteins encoded together in one Telopea speciosissima isolate NSW1024214 ecotype Mountain lineage chromosome 4, Tspe_v1, whole genome shotgun sequence window:
- the LOC122659311 gene encoding probable hexosyltransferase MUCI70, with translation MFQVNETAVVHCGFYSENGGFKVSTEDKNYMQTCKIVVSTWAFGGGDDLYQPINMSEASLKKVCYVAFWDDITLQTQEAGGKRIDENHKIGKWRIVVVKDLPFADQRLNGKIPKVEQIAYCLIVAFGFSKKAKYRKSLSSSTTPVAAAAGGAHTPSPNSAVLSTASKNPVTADYNFASDFTDGTRAPIEASAIELSLSRSSTLKEQECISL, from the exons ATGTTTCAGGTGAATGAAACTGCTGTGGTGCATTGTGGTTTCTACAGTGAAAATGGAGGGTTTAAGGTTTCTACTGAGGACAAAAATTACATGCAGACTTGCAAAATTGTTGTCTCTACTTGGGCATTCGGTGGCGGTGACGATCTTTATCAACCTATTAATATGTCAGAGGCATCTCTTAAAAAG GTTTGCTATGTTGCATTTTGGGATGATATTACTCTCCAAACGCAGGAAGCAGGGGGAAAGAGAATTGATGAGAACCATAAGATTGGTAAATGGCGCATTGTAGTTGTTAAGGATCTCCCTTTTGCGGATCAACGGTTGAATGGTAAAATCCCTAAGGTAGAACAAATTGCATATTGTCTCATTGTTGCTTTTGGATTTTC GAAAAAGGCAAAATACAGGAAGTCCTTATCGAGCTCAACCACACCCGTCGCCGCTGCCGCCGGTGGAGCTCATACGCCTTCTCCTAATTCTGCAGTTTTATCAACTGCCTCCAAAAACCCTGTCACCGCTGACTACAATTTTGCCTCTGACTTCACTGATGGCACGAGAGCCCCCATTGAAGCCTCAGCCAtcgaactctctctctctcgctcctcGACTTTAAAGGAACAGGAGTGCATATCGTTGTAA
- the LOC122659313 gene encoding uncharacterized protein LOC122659313, translated as MEKTMLKAIKYLYKYVYKGHDRVAFSISYNNEEYLIDVIKQFRDARWVSAQEAMWRIFEFNLNEMFPYVINLQLHLPNKQMIWKLKEAIGRVNSTNPSEGERFYLRLLLNHVRGPTSFEHLLCVDDIRCSTFKEAAQKQGLLKSDNAISECLEDSTGFNMPIIVRKLFAMILVYCEPGDVKKLWDYHFEALSEDIQKRTGGSEYHTMETIRSVNSFLQSMGKSVKDYDLSQIKDIFNQFNGNHPREIVDEYSIKVPSEDYDAKNNLNPEQYNAYNVILKQINANQSGIYFIDGPGGTRKTYLYRALLVTKRSKNEIALGNNDIKNSSCNNTRRPNSTF; from the exons ATGGAGAAGACGATGTTGAAG GCTATCAAGTACCTATACAAATATGTTTACAAAGGTCATGATCGTGTAGCTTTTTCCATATCATACAATAATGAAGAATATTTGATAGATGTAATTAAGCAGTTCAGAGATGCAAGATGGGTGTCTGCACAAGAAGCAATGTGGAGAATTTTTGAATTCAACTTGAATGAAATGTTCCCATATGTTATAAATTTACAATTGCATCTACCAAATAAGCAAATGATATG GAAGTTGAAAGAAGCTATAGGACGTGTCAATTCAACGAATCCTTCGGAAGGAGAGAGATTCTATTTAAGGTTATTATTAAATCATGTAAGAGGCCCAACATCTTTTGAACATCTATTGTGTGTTGATGATATACGATGCTCAACTTTCAAAGAAGCTGCTCAAAAGCAAGGTCTTCTTAAAAGTGATAATGCTATTTCAGAATGTTTAGAAGATTCAACTGGTTTCAACATGCCTATCATAGTACGTAAACTTTTTGCAATGATACTTGTTTATTGTGAACCCGGTGATGTTAAAAAGCTTTGGGATTATCATTTTGAAGCACTTTCTGAAGACATTCAAAAAAGAACTGGAGGATCTGAATATCATACAATGGAGACAATAAGAAGTGTCAATTCTTTCCTACAGAGTATGGGCAAAAGCGTCAAAGATTATGATTTATCCCAGATAAAAGACATTTTCAATCAGTTCAATGGAAATCATCCAAGAGAAATAGTAGATGAATATTCAATTAAAGTTCCTTCTGAAGATTATGATGcgaaaaataatttaaatccagAGCAGTACAATGCATACAATGTCATTCTTAAGCAGATAAATGCTAACCAGAGTggtatttattttattgatggGCCTGGAGGTACAAGAAAAACATATTTATATCGTGCACTACTTGTAACGAAAAGATCAAAGAATGAAATTGCATTGGGCAACAACGACATCAAGAATAGCAGCTGCAATAATACTAGGAGGCCGAATAGCACATTCTAG